The following coding sequences lie in one Acipenser ruthenus chromosome 47, fAciRut3.2 maternal haplotype, whole genome shotgun sequence genomic window:
- the LOC117428904 gene encoding mediator of RNA polymerase II transcription subunit 26-like isoform X2 codes for MTAASATPQQLRDRLLQAVDGQSNIRNMVAVMEVISSLEKYPITKEALEETRLGKLINDVRKKTSNDDLAKRAKKLLRNWQKLIEPGQNETVPKGAPGTPGSANGGAHPCRQDISPPSATTVSKPVQELRNRNDIQNTYSPKVEKSGNRKRKGEQRDSPLPLKISKSNYEQIQNSTPPPTNGIGGSPEPFPSPLDANTLSERTRLEHQENDKHNKIPVNAVKPHTSSPGLVKLPSTSSLLKTAVLQQHAKKDEGGGQYRPKSPRCPSFSPRSIKQETLAKQPTTYEPKGTVSSPSRVSKFLDTSHVPSPQPLPSPQPSTPPIPVTMNEGHETPAPEHWPGRMDLDAHHLYNTPHESPHGSKIPHNLECTIPQSLSSERIDSDNAASGSDGKRKKKYRSRDYTVNLDGQQVIEESTKPVRLKERKLTFDPVTGQIKHSTQKDSFQAEESLPPPPAPQPEPPRTEPTKQEPNAPLPSPFQQTNWKELSRNEIIQSYLNRQSSLLSSSGTQTPGAHFFMTEYLKQEEHNIKESRKTHVLVPNSSHTDFPGASREVTQEDLRRIHQQNWPGVNGCFDTKGNWYDWTQCISLDPHGDESKLNVLPYVCLD; via the exons ATGACAGCGGCCTCGGCAACACCGCAGCAGTTGAGAGACCGGCTGCTGCAGGCCGTTGATGGCCAGAGCAAC ATCCGTAACATGGTGGCAGTAATGGAGGTCATCTCCAGTTTGGAGAAATATCCTATCACCAAAGAAGCACTTGAG GAAACCCGACTAGGGAAGCTCATCAACGATGTAAGGAAAAAGACCAGCAATGATGATCTTGCCAAGCGTGCCAAGAAGCTGCTGCGGAACTGGCAGAAACTTATCGAGCCCGGTCAGAACGAAACCGTGCCAAAAGGGGCGCCTGGCACGCCGGGCTCTGCTAACGGGGGAGCTCATCCATGCAGGCAGGATATCTCACCTCCCAGTGCCACGACCGTGTCCAAACCAGTGCAGGAACTGAGAAACAGAAATGACATTCAAAACACATACTCTCCCAAAGTGGAGAAATCGGGGAACCGCAAACGAAAGGGAGAGCAAAGAGACAGTCCCCTTCCGCTGAAAATTTCCAAATCAAACTATGAACAGATCCAGAATTCTACCCCTCCCCCTACCAACGGTATCGGCGGCAGTCCGGAACCTTTTCCCAGTCCTCTGGATGCCAACACGCTTTCTGAGAGGACCAGGTTGGAACATCAGGAGAAcgataaacacaataaaatcccAGTCAATGCTGTGAAACCTCACACCAGCTCTCCAGGACTTGTGAAACTGCCAAGCACTTCCTCTTTGCTCAAGACTGCGGTATTGCAACAGCATGCAAAAAAGGATGAAGGAGGAGGGCAATACCGGCCTAAAAGCCCACGATGCCCCTCTTTCAGTCCTAGAAGTATTAAGCAAGAGACTCTGGCTAAGCAGCCGACCACGTATGAACCTAAAGGTACTGTTTCAAGCCCATCTCGAGTATCTAAATTCCTGGACACCTCACATGTGCCATCCCCACAGCCTTTACCTTCTCCTCAGCCTTCAACTCCCCCTATTCCAGTGACGATGAATGAGGGACACGAGACTCCAGCACCTGAGCATTGGCCTGGGAGGATGGATCTTGATGCCCATCATCTGTACAACACCCCACACGAATCCCCACACGGCTCCAAAATACCCCATAACCTGGAATGTACAATTCCTCAAAGTCTCTCCTCTGAAAGAATAGACAGCGATAATGCAGCTTCAGGCTCCGACGGGAAAAGGAAGAAGAAATACAGATCCAGAGACTACACTGTAAACTTGGACGGACAGCAGGTCATAGAAGAGAGCACAAAACCAGTCAGGTTAAAAGAACGAAAGCTTACTTTTGACCCGGTTACAGGCCAGATCAAGCATTCGACCCAAAAAGATTCTTTCCAGGCGGAAGAATCACTCCCGCCACCACCGGCTCCACAGCCAGAGCCGCCCAGGACAGAACCGACTAAGCAGGAGCCCAACGCCCCCCTGCCCAGTCCCTTTCAACAGACAAACTGGAAAGAGCTGTCCAGAAACGAAATCATTCAGTCATACCTGAACAGACAAAGCAGTCTGCTCTCTTCGTCTGGGACGCAGACTCCCGGCGCTCACTTTTTCATGACAGAATATTTGAAACAGGAGGAGCATAACATTAAAGAATCTCGAAAGACTCATGTTTTAGTACCAAACAGCTCCCACACAGACTTCCCTGGGGCTAGTAGAGAGGTCACACAGGAGGACCTCCGTCGAATACACCAGCAGAACTGGCCTGGAGTCAATGGCTGTTTCGATACGAAAGGTAACTGGTATGATTGGACACAATGCATATCTTTAGATCCACACGGCGACGAGAGTAAACTAAATGTACTGCCGTACGTCTGCTTGGACTGA
- the LOC117428904 gene encoding mediator of RNA polymerase II transcription subunit 26-like isoform X1, with amino-acid sequence MTAASATPQQLRDRLLQAVDGQSNQIRNMVAVMEVISSLEKYPITKEALEETRLGKLINDVRKKTSNDDLAKRAKKLLRNWQKLIEPGQNETVPKGAPGTPGSANGGAHPCRQDISPPSATTVSKPVQELRNRNDIQNTYSPKVEKSGNRKRKGEQRDSPLPLKISKSNYEQIQNSTPPPTNGIGGSPEPFPSPLDANTLSERTRLEHQENDKHNKIPVNAVKPHTSSPGLVKLPSTSSLLKTAVLQQHAKKDEGGGQYRPKSPRCPSFSPRSIKQETLAKQPTTYEPKGTVSSPSRVSKFLDTSHVPSPQPLPSPQPSTPPIPVTMNEGHETPAPEHWPGRMDLDAHHLYNTPHESPHGSKIPHNLECTIPQSLSSERIDSDNAASGSDGKRKKKYRSRDYTVNLDGQQVIEESTKPVRLKERKLTFDPVTGQIKHSTQKDSFQAEESLPPPPAPQPEPPRTEPTKQEPNAPLPSPFQQTNWKELSRNEIIQSYLNRQSSLLSSSGTQTPGAHFFMTEYLKQEEHNIKESRKTHVLVPNSSHTDFPGASREVTQEDLRRIHQQNWPGVNGCFDTKGNWYDWTQCISLDPHGDESKLNVLPYVCLD; translated from the exons ATGACAGCGGCCTCGGCAACACCGCAGCAGTTGAGAGACCGGCTGCTGCAGGCCGTTGATGGCCAGAGCAAC CAGATCCGTAACATGGTGGCAGTAATGGAGGTCATCTCCAGTTTGGAGAAATATCCTATCACCAAAGAAGCACTTGAG GAAACCCGACTAGGGAAGCTCATCAACGATGTAAGGAAAAAGACCAGCAATGATGATCTTGCCAAGCGTGCCAAGAAGCTGCTGCGGAACTGGCAGAAACTTATCGAGCCCGGTCAGAACGAAACCGTGCCAAAAGGGGCGCCTGGCACGCCGGGCTCTGCTAACGGGGGAGCTCATCCATGCAGGCAGGATATCTCACCTCCCAGTGCCACGACCGTGTCCAAACCAGTGCAGGAACTGAGAAACAGAAATGACATTCAAAACACATACTCTCCCAAAGTGGAGAAATCGGGGAACCGCAAACGAAAGGGAGAGCAAAGAGACAGTCCCCTTCCGCTGAAAATTTCCAAATCAAACTATGAACAGATCCAGAATTCTACCCCTCCCCCTACCAACGGTATCGGCGGCAGTCCGGAACCTTTTCCCAGTCCTCTGGATGCCAACACGCTTTCTGAGAGGACCAGGTTGGAACATCAGGAGAAcgataaacacaataaaatcccAGTCAATGCTGTGAAACCTCACACCAGCTCTCCAGGACTTGTGAAACTGCCAAGCACTTCCTCTTTGCTCAAGACTGCGGTATTGCAACAGCATGCAAAAAAGGATGAAGGAGGAGGGCAATACCGGCCTAAAAGCCCACGATGCCCCTCTTTCAGTCCTAGAAGTATTAAGCAAGAGACTCTGGCTAAGCAGCCGACCACGTATGAACCTAAAGGTACTGTTTCAAGCCCATCTCGAGTATCTAAATTCCTGGACACCTCACATGTGCCATCCCCACAGCCTTTACCTTCTCCTCAGCCTTCAACTCCCCCTATTCCAGTGACGATGAATGAGGGACACGAGACTCCAGCACCTGAGCATTGGCCTGGGAGGATGGATCTTGATGCCCATCATCTGTACAACACCCCACACGAATCCCCACACGGCTCCAAAATACCCCATAACCTGGAATGTACAATTCCTCAAAGTCTCTCCTCTGAAAGAATAGACAGCGATAATGCAGCTTCAGGCTCCGACGGGAAAAGGAAGAAGAAATACAGATCCAGAGACTACACTGTAAACTTGGACGGACAGCAGGTCATAGAAGAGAGCACAAAACCAGTCAGGTTAAAAGAACGAAAGCTTACTTTTGACCCGGTTACAGGCCAGATCAAGCATTCGACCCAAAAAGATTCTTTCCAGGCGGAAGAATCACTCCCGCCACCACCGGCTCCACAGCCAGAGCCGCCCAGGACAGAACCGACTAAGCAGGAGCCCAACGCCCCCCTGCCCAGTCCCTTTCAACAGACAAACTGGAAAGAGCTGTCCAGAAACGAAATCATTCAGTCATACCTGAACAGACAAAGCAGTCTGCTCTCTTCGTCTGGGACGCAGACTCCCGGCGCTCACTTTTTCATGACAGAATATTTGAAACAGGAGGAGCATAACATTAAAGAATCTCGAAAGACTCATGTTTTAGTACCAAACAGCTCCCACACAGACTTCCCTGGGGCTAGTAGAGAGGTCACACAGGAGGACCTCCGTCGAATACACCAGCAGAACTGGCCTGGAGTCAATGGCTGTTTCGATACGAAAGGTAACTGGTATGATTGGACACAATGCATATCTTTAGATCCACACGGCGACGAGAGTAAACTAAATGTACTGCCGTACGTCTGCTTGGACTGA